A genome region from Thermodesulfobacteriota bacterium includes the following:
- a CDS encoding NAD(P)-dependent oxidoreductase has translation ELSGKEIGLVGYGSIGRELAGLCKAIGMKVAVYDPFVDGRAIEGEGHRCEKTLEGLLRNADVVSLHVPLTDKTRNLVGERELGLMKPSSVLINCARGGVIDERALADALGNGRIHSAGLDVFSSEPVAADNRWASLDNVVITPHMAGQTREAAAGVSTMAAEGVLAVLSGERWPHVANRAAYDHPRWKDRGPAR, from the coding sequence CGAATTGTCGGGGAAGGAGATCGGGCTGGTCGGCTACGGGAGCATCGGGCGGGAACTCGCCGGGCTCTGCAAGGCGATCGGGATGAAGGTCGCCGTGTACGATCCGTTCGTCGACGGGAGGGCCATCGAGGGGGAAGGGCATCGATGCGAAAAGACCCTGGAAGGGCTCCTGCGGAACGCGGACGTCGTGTCGCTGCACGTGCCGCTCACCGATAAGACCCGGAACCTGGTCGGCGAGCGGGAGCTCGGCCTCATGAAGCCTTCCTCCGTGCTGATCAACTGCGCCCGCGGCGGGGTGATCGATGAAAGGGCGCTGGCGGATGCGCTCGGAAACGGCCGGATCCACAGCGCCGGACTGGACGTGTTCTCGTCGGAGCCGGTGGCGGCGGACAATCGCTGGGCCTCCCTGGACAACGTCGTCATCACTCCGCACATGGCGGGACAGACGCGGGAGGCGGCGGCGGGCGTGTCCACGATGGCCGCGGAAGGGGTCCTGGCGGTGCTTTCGGGGGAGAGGTGGCCGCACGTTGCGAACCGGGCGGCCTACGATCATCCCCGGTGGAAGGACCGGGGCCCGGCGCGATGA